A genomic window from Vallitalea longa includes:
- a CDS encoding extracellular solute-binding protein, with product MNKKKIKALSFVLILVLLLAACGTKKDNTSNNGGSDLSSNLTPTGEFPITNEPLTLSVGVLQDPNVEDFDTNAYTKWIEESTGIDIEFEFFPNKNAPEKLSIMLNSNEKLPDVLIGFRLNTIDVARYGKQGYFLPLNDSIDNNSVYIKKFYDEHSDLVKYFESADGNIYTIPQCTEQLGNMFPLRTWINQTWLDNLGLDMPSTTEELQDVLQKFKDEDPNGNGAADEIPMVGSSSQQMWYGDVQSWIMNAFIYDDTKDKFIIDDGKVDVIYNKDEYKKGLIYMNKLCEDGLLSPLTFTQDKAQYKQMLVSGGDDNVVGVWTAGGILFPMNDEKISEYKPLPPLLGPDGLQLATYSPAIPLPRAYITKDCKNVEAAFRMLDFMYCEEATMRSRYGIPGEDWVEKEDGEIGMFEESMGIEGKFKSIKFPWSEPVQNAHWKNTGLQCRTSDISDGGIPNGNPLDSEYLISTHVPVNYACKPDESTVVPVILYNEEELDELGDLHTTLNDYVKESTARFIVGDLNIEKQWDEYVNELNKIGLEKYIELSQQAWERMNLQ from the coding sequence ATGAACAAAAAAAAGATTAAAGCATTATCGTTTGTATTAATATTGGTTCTACTATTAGCAGCATGCGGTACTAAAAAAGATAATACCAGTAATAATGGAGGCAGTGATTTAAGTAGCAATTTAACACCTACAGGCGAATTTCCAATTACAAATGAACCATTAACATTATCAGTAGGTGTTCTTCAAGATCCAAATGTAGAAGATTTTGATACTAATGCTTATACTAAATGGATTGAAGAAAGTACAGGAATCGATATTGAATTTGAATTTTTTCCTAATAAAAATGCACCAGAAAAATTATCTATAATGCTTAATTCAAATGAGAAATTACCAGATGTTTTAATTGGATTCAGATTAAATACTATTGATGTAGCTAGATATGGAAAACAAGGCTATTTTCTTCCATTGAATGATTCCATTGATAACAATTCAGTTTATATTAAAAAATTCTATGATGAACATTCGGATTTAGTAAAATATTTTGAATCTGCAGATGGTAATATATATACTATACCACAATGCACAGAACAATTAGGTAATATGTTTCCTTTAAGAACATGGATCAATCAAACATGGTTGGATAATCTAGGATTAGATATGCCATCAACTACAGAAGAGTTGCAAGATGTGCTACAAAAATTTAAAGATGAAGATCCAAATGGAAATGGAGCAGCTGATGAAATACCTATGGTAGGTTCCAGTTCTCAACAGATGTGGTATGGGGATGTACAAAGTTGGATTATGAATGCATTCATATACGATGATACAAAGGATAAATTTATAATAGATGATGGGAAAGTTGATGTTATTTATAACAAAGACGAGTATAAAAAAGGTTTAATATATATGAATAAATTATGTGAAGATGGATTATTGAGTCCATTGACATTTACACAAGATAAAGCTCAATACAAACAAATGCTTGTTTCAGGTGGAGATGATAATGTGGTAGGTGTATGGACTGCCGGAGGTATTCTATTCCCTATGAATGATGAAAAAATCTCAGAATATAAACCATTACCTCCATTATTAGGACCAGATGGATTACAATTAGCAACATATAGTCCAGCAATACCATTACCTAGAGCTTATATCACTAAGGATTGTAAAAATGTTGAAGCAGCATTTAGAATGCTAGATTTCATGTACTGTGAAGAAGCTACAATGAGATCAAGATATGGTATACCTGGAGAGGATTGGGTAGAAAAAGAAGATGGAGAAATAGGAATGTTTGAGGAGTCTATGGGAATAGAAGGAAAATTCAAGTCTATCAAGTTCCCTTGGAGTGAACCAGTTCAGAATGCACATTGGAAAAATACTGGTTTGCAATGTCGTACTAGTGATATTTCAGATGGTGGAATTCCTAATGGTAATCCATTAGACTCAGAGTACTTAATTTCAACTCATGTACCTGTAAACTATGCTTGTAAGCCAGATGAAAGTACTGTAGTTCCAGTAATTCTATATAATGAAGAAGAATTAGATGAATTAGGTGATCTTCATACCACTCTTAATGATTATGTAAAAGAATCAACTGCTAGGTTTATAGTTGGAGATTTGAATATAGAAAAACAATGGGACGAGTATGTGAATGAATTAAATAAAATCGGTCTTGAAAAATATATAGAATTATCACAACAAGCTTGGGAGCGTATGAACTTACAATAG
- a CDS encoding ABC transporter permease, which translates to MTHGKVSMKNRFLKYWQLYVFLIIPVLYIIIFAYIPMGGLQIAFKDFTGLKGIWGSDWVGLKHFKTFLNSYQFKRVFMNTIGLSFYQLIAGFPIPIILALGLNSVRSEKYKKLVQTVTYMPHFISVIVLVGIINTLFNPITGLYGTISELLFGVQPADIFGNPGAFKHLYVWSGIWQNCGWSSIIYIAALSSVDKELHEAAKVDGANRFQRVIHIDFQAIIPTAIILLIMNTGKIMTIGFEKVFLMQNSLNLSSSEIISTYVYKVGLVTGGGDFSYATAIGLFNSVINLILIILVNKISKKVSNTSLW; encoded by the coding sequence ATGACTCATGGTAAGGTGTCAATGAAGAACCGTTTTCTGAAATATTGGCAATTATATGTTTTCTTGATTATACCTGTTTTATACATTATCATATTTGCGTATATTCCAATGGGAGGATTACAAATTGCATTTAAAGATTTTACTGGTCTAAAAGGAATTTGGGGAAGTGATTGGGTAGGATTGAAACATTTCAAAACATTTTTGAATTCCTATCAATTCAAAAGAGTTTTCATGAATACGATTGGTCTTTCATTCTATCAATTGATCGCTGGATTTCCAATACCTATTATATTAGCTTTGGGGTTAAATTCTGTGCGTTCTGAGAAATATAAGAAGTTGGTGCAGACAGTAACCTATATGCCACACTTTATTTCTGTCATTGTATTAGTAGGTATCATAAATACATTGTTCAATCCAATCACTGGGTTATATGGTACTATTAGCGAATTACTTTTTGGTGTACAACCAGCAGATATATTCGGCAATCCTGGTGCTTTCAAACATCTGTATGTATGGTCAGGTATATGGCAAAATTGTGGTTGGAGTTCAATCATCTATATTGCCGCATTATCTTCAGTAGATAAAGAGTTACATGAGGCAGCTAAAGTAGATGGTGCAAATCGTTTTCAGCGTGTAATACATATTGATTTTCAAGCTATCATTCCTACGGCTATTATTCTTTTAATTATGAATACAGGTAAAATTATGACCATAGGTTTTGAAAAAGTATTTTTAATGCAAAATAGTTTGAATCTAAGTTCTAGTGAAATCATATCTACCTATGTTTACAAAGTAGGACTTGTAACAGGTGGAGGAGATTTTTCTTATGCGACGGC
- a CDS encoding extracellular solute-binding protein codes for MKKELIKVLSCLLLLVLLVTACATKKDNVSSKEGITDNSNSSNDLTPVGEFPITKEPLTLSVGVLQDPNVEDFDTNAYTKWIEENTGIDIQFEYFPNKNATEKLSIMLNSNEKLPEVLIGFRLNTIDVARYGKQGYFLPLNDYYENYSVNINEFYSKHPELVKYFKSPDGNIYTVPQYTESTPNMFALRGWINQVWLDELGLDMPSTTDELQNVLQQFKDKDPNGNGLPDELPMVGSATTWYGQADSWIMNSFIYDDTKNKFIVNDNKVDVIYNKEEYKQGLTYMNELCNSGLLSPLTFTQDKAQYKQMMVSGGKDNVVGVWVAGGVMFPAGDEKMKEYNPLPPLSGPNGLQITTYNPSIPFPMAYITKDCKNVEAAFRMLDFMYNDEATMRARYGVPGIDWIEKEDGEIGMFEEVLGIEGKFKSIQFPWSEPVQNSHWKNTGLQFRTSDITDAIIPSGDPLESQYLVSKGTFANYDYKPDDSMIVPLVLYNSEELDELGDIQTTLVDYVKESAARFITGDMDIDKQWDDYVNNLTKIGLEKYLQITQQAWDRMNLQ; via the coding sequence ATGAAGAAAGAATTGATTAAAGTATTGTCGTGTTTATTGTTATTAGTTTTGCTAGTAACAGCATGTGCAACGAAAAAAGATAATGTAAGTAGTAAAGAGGGTATTACAGATAACAGCAATTCTAGTAACGATTTAACACCAGTGGGGGAATTCCCAATTACAAAAGAACCATTAACGTTATCAGTAGGTGTTTTACAAGATCCAAATGTAGAAGATTTTGATACTAATGCCTATACTAAATGGATTGAAGAAAATACAGGGATTGATATTCAGTTTGAATATTTTCCTAATAAAAATGCAACAGAAAAATTATCTATAATGCTTAATTCAAATGAGAAGTTACCTGAAGTCCTTATTGGATTCAGACTAAATACTATTGATGTAGCTAGATATGGAAAACAAGGATATTTTCTTCCGTTAAATGATTATTATGAAAATTACTCAGTAAATATTAATGAATTTTATAGTAAACATCCTGAGCTAGTTAAATATTTCAAATCACCAGATGGGAATATCTATACTGTGCCACAATATACAGAATCAACACCAAATATGTTTGCTTTAAGAGGATGGATCAATCAAGTATGGTTAGATGAATTAGGATTGGATATGCCATCTACAACAGATGAATTACAGAATGTTTTGCAACAATTCAAGGATAAAGATCCTAATGGAAATGGATTACCAGATGAATTACCTATGGTAGGTTCAGCAACAACTTGGTATGGTCAAGCAGATAGTTGGATCATGAATTCATTTATATATGATGATACAAAAAATAAGTTTATAGTAAATGATAATAAAGTTGATGTTATCTACAATAAAGAAGAATACAAACAAGGCTTAACATATATGAATGAACTATGTAATAGTGGATTGTTAAGTCCTTTGACTTTTACTCAGGATAAAGCCCAATATAAACAAATGATGGTTTCGGGTGGAAAGGATAATGTGGTTGGAGTATGGGTTGCTGGAGGTGTAATGTTCCCTGCTGGAGATGAAAAAATGAAAGAATATAATCCTCTACCCCCATTATCAGGACCAAATGGATTACAAATAACAACATATAATCCATCAATACCATTTCCAATGGCTTATATCACTAAGGATTGTAAAAATGTTGAAGCAGCATTTAGAATGCTGGATTTCATGTATAACGATGAAGCTACGATGAGAGCAAGATATGGTGTGCCAGGAATAGACTGGATAGAAAAAGAAGATGGAGAAATTGGTATGTTTGAGGAAGTATTGGGAATAGAAGGAAAATTTAAAAGCATTCAATTCCCATGGAGTGAACCAGTTCAGAACTCTCATTGGAAAAATACAGGATTACAATTTAGAACAAGTGATATTACAGATGCGATAATACCTAGTGGAGATCCATTAGAAAGCCAATATCTTGTTTCTAAAGGTACATTTGCTAATTATGACTATAAACCTGATGATAGTATGATTGTTCCGTTAGTTCTCTATAATAGTGAAGAACTAGATGAATTAGGAGATATTCAAACTACTCTTGTGGATTATGTGAAAGAATCAGCCGCAAGGTTTATAACAGGAGATATGGATATAGATAAACAATGGGATGACTATGTCAATAATTTAACTAAAATCGGACTTGAAAAATATTTACAGATAACTCAACAGGCTTGGGACAGAATGAATTTACAATAA